From Streptomyces sp. NBC_01551:
CTCCACCGCGCAGAACCGGCAGACCGGCCCCGAGATCGCCACCGCCGTCCAGCAGGCCCTCGGCGCCGCCGGGATCACGGTCAAGCTGGAGGGCCTGGAGGCCAACGCGTTCAACGAGCGGCGCTGGGACGCCAAGAACACCCCCGGCTTCTTCCTCTCCCGCTGGGGCGCCGACTGGCCGTCCGGCGGGCCGTTCCTCGCGCCGATCTTCGACGGCCGGCAGATCGTCACCAACGGCTCGAACTACAACCACGCGCAGCTGAACGATGCGTCCGTGAACACCGAGATCGACGAGATCGCCAAGCTGACCGACCTCGCGGCCGCCGGCAAGCGCTGGGGCGCCCTCGACAAGAAGATCGGCGAGCAGGCGCTCGACGTGCCGCTGTTCCACCCGGTCTACAAGCGGATCGTCGGCAAGGAGGTCAAGAACGTCGTGATCAGCGACTGGACCGGCGTCCTCGACATCTCGCAGGTCTCCGTCAAGTGACCGTCCTCCTCGAACCGGCCGCGCCCGCGCCCGGGGCCCTCGCCCCGGGCGCGGGCGCCGCGCGCCAGGTCTGGCGGCGGCTGCGCCGACGGCCCTCCGCCGTCCTCGCGGCCGGCGCCCTGGCGCTGCTCGTCCTCCTCGCCCTCGCGGCTCCGCTGCTCGCCCACCTCACCGGCCAGGACCCGAACGCCTACCACGACGACCTCGTCGACTCCGCGCGCGGCGGCGTGCCGCTGGGCTCCTTCGGCGGGGTGTCCGGCGACCACTGGCTCGGCGTCGAACCCGGCACCGGCCGCGACCTGTTCACCCGGCTGCTGTACGGGGCGCGGATCTCGCTGCTCGTCGCGCTCGGGGCGACCGCCCTCCAGATCCTCCTCGGCGTCGTCGCCGGACTGGCCGCCGCGCTCGGCAACCGGTTCCTCGGCCGGTTCATCGCCCGCATCACCGACGTGATGATCGCCCTGCCCCTGCTGGTGCTCGCCATCGCGCTGACCGCCGTCGTCCCGCCGGACTTCCCGCGGCCGCTGCTGCTGATCCTGGCCATCGGCGTCCTCGACTGGGGCGGCACCGCCCGGATGGTGCGGGCCCAGACCCTGTCGCTGCGCGGCCTCGACTTCGTCGAAGCGGCCCGGCTCTCGGGCAACGGCACGCTGCGGATCGCCCGCCGCGAGCTGCTGCCCTCGCTGGCCGCGCCCGTCATCACCCTGGCCGCGCTCAAGGTCCCCACCAACATGGTGATCGAGGCCTCGCTCTCCTTCCTCGGAGTCGGCGTCAAACCGCCCACCCCGTCCTGGGGACAGATGCTGTCCGGCGCCCAGACCTGGTTCCGGGCCGATCCCGCCTACGTGCTGCTCCCCGCCGGGCTGCTCTTCGTCACCGTGCTGGCCTTCACCGTCCTCGGCGACGCCGTCCGCACCGCCCTCGACCCTCGCGCGGGCTCGCGCCTGCGGGTCGGCACCGCAAAGGAGCGCACGGCGTGACCCGTTTCGTGCTCGGACGGCTCGGCGGGGCCCTGCTGGTCCTGCTCGCGCTATCCCTCGCCGTCTACGCCCTCTTCTACGTCGCCCCCGGCGACCCCGCCCGCCTCGCCTGCGGGGAACGCTGCAACCCGGCGCAGATCGCCCAGGTGCGCGAGCAGCTCGGACTGAACGACTCCGTCGTCGTGCAGTACCTGCGCTTCCTCCAGGGGCTGCTGACCGGCCGCGACTACTCCGGCGGCGCCGGACTGGTGCTGCACTGCGACGCGCCCTGCCTCGGCTTCTCGTACCAGAACGACCGGCAGGTCACCGAGCTGATCCTGGAGCGGCTGCCCGCCACCCTGTCGCTGGCGCTGGGCGCGCTGGTCATCTGGCTCGTCGTCGGGGTCGGCACCGGGCTGCTGTCCGCGCTGCGCCGCGGCGGGATCACCGAGCGGGTCCTGACCGTGCTCACCCTCGCCGCGACCGGCACCCCCGTCTTCATCCTCGGCCTGCTGCTCCTCATGGTCGTCTGCGCCTACCTCCAGTGGCTGCCGTTCCCGACGTACGTGCCGTTCGGCGAGGACCCCGAGCAGTGGGCCTGGAACCTGCTGCTGCCCTGGGTCACGCTCGGCTTCTTCGAGAGCGCCAAGTACGCCCGGATCACGCGTGGTTCCACCCTGGAGACGCTCGCCGAGGACCACATCCGCACCTTCCGCGCCTACGGGGTGGGGGAGCGGGCCCTGGTCACCAGGCACGCGGTGCGCGGCGCCGTCGCGCCCGTGATCGCGCTGAGCGCCGTGGACTTCGGGACGATGATCGGCGGCGCCGTGCTGACCGAGTCCCTGTTCGGCATCCCCGGGCTCGGCAAGACCCTCATCGACGGCGTCCGGGTCGTGGACCTGCCCGTCGTCGTGGGCGTTGTCCTGGCCATCGGCGCGGCCGTCGTGATCGCCGGAGCCGTCGCCGACCTGCTGTACGCCGTCGCCGACCGAAGGGTGACCCTGTCATGACCGAGCTGACGACGGGCGACGCGCTCGTCGAGGTGCGCGACCTCGCCGTCGACTTCCCGGTCGGGGGGCCGGGGGCGTACGTACGGGCCGTGGACGGCCTCTCGTTCACGATGCGGCCGGGGCACGCCCTGGGCATCGTCGGCGAGTCCGGCAGCGGCAAGTCCACCGTGGCCGCCGCCCTGCTGGGACTGCACCGGGGCACCGGCGCCCGGCTCGGCGGCGTCGTGCTCGTGGACGGCACCGACGTGGGTTCCGCCTCCGCCGCCGAGCTGCGCAGGCTGCGCGGCGGGGCCGCCGCGATGGTCTTCCAGGACCCCCTCAGCTCCCTCGACCCGTACTACGCCATCGGCGACCAGATCGCCGAGGTGTACCGGGTCCACGCGGCCGTCTCCCGGCGGGCCGCGCGCGCCCGCGCCGTGGAGGTGCTCGACCGGGTCGGCATCCCCGACGCGGTGCGCCGCTCCCGGGCGCGGCCGCACGAGTTCAGCGGCGGCATGCGGCAACGGGCCCTGATCGCCATGGCCCTGGCCTGCGAGCCGCGGCTGCTGATCGCCGACGAGCCGACGACCGCGCTGGACGTCACCGTGCAGGCGCAGATCCTGGAGCTCCTGCACGGGCTGCGCGAGGAGCGCGGACTCGGACTGCTGCTCGTCACGCACGACGTGGGCGTGGCGGCCGAGAGCGTGGACGAGCTGCTCGTGATGCGGGACGGCCGCGCCGTCGAGCGGGGGCCGGTGCAGGAGGTGCTGGCCCGGCCGGCGGACCCGTACACCCGGGACCTGCTGGCGGCCGTGCCCCGGCTGGACGGGCCGCGCGGCGCCCGGGGCCCGGTCGCCTCCGCCGAGGACGTGCCCGTCGTCGAGGCCTTCTCGCTGCGCCGGGAGTTCGGGCGCGGCAAGCGCCGGGTCACCGCCGTCGGCGGCGTCTCCCTCGCCGTCCGCGCGGGCGAGACCCTGGGCATCGTCGGAGAGAGCGGCAGCGGCAAGAGCACGCTCGGCCGGATGCTCGTCGGCCTGCTGGAACCCGGTTCCGGGCAGGTCCGCCACGCGGGCGCCGAAGCCGACGGCATCCCCACCGGGGTCCAGATGGTGTTCCAGGACCCGGCGTCCTCGCTCAACCCGCGCCGCTCGGTCGGCGAGTCCGTCGCCGACCCGCTGCGCGCCGCCGGTGAGCGGGACGAGGCCGTGATCCGGGCCCGGGTCGGGGAACTCCTCGCACGCGTCGGGCTGGAGCCCGGGCACTACGACCGCTACCCGCACGAGTTCAGCGGCGGCCAGCGCCAGCGGATCGGGATCGCCCGGGCGCTGGCGCCGCGGCCCCGCCTGATCGTCTGCGACGAGCCCGTCTCCGCCCTCGACGTCACCACGCAGGCGCAGGTCACCGCCCCTGCTGGCGGAGCTCCAGCGGGAGCTGGGCATCGCGCTCGTCTTCATCGCGCACGACCTCGCCGTGGTCCGGCAGGTCAGCGACCGGGTCGCAGTCATGCGGGGCGGCGAGATCGTCGAGGAGGGCCCGGTGGACGAGGTGTACGACCGGCCCGCGCACCCCTACACCCGGCAACTGCTGGACGCGGTCCCCGCGCTCGGCCCGAAGCCGGCCGCCGGGCGGGAGGTGTTCGCGTAGGGCCGCGGGTGTCCGCGTAGCGCCGCGGGTGTCCGCGCAGGGCCGCCGGTGTTCGCGTGGGCGGGGCCCCGGCCAGGGCCGTAGGCCCTTCCTAGCGCGCTCGAACGCGAACCGTACGGGAAAGTTACGACTCTTCACCCCTTCCGGTGGCGCGACGGACAACCGTCCGTCGCGCCTTCGGCATATCCGCTTGAGTTCTTCCGCGGCGGGTCGCCGGACCCACGACGACCGCCTGAACGGGAGATCGGGGGTGCCACTCGTGCGGATCGGACTGCTCACCGAAGGTGGTTATCCGTATGCGACGGGAGAGGCGAGGCTCTGGTGTGACCGGCTGGTGCGCGGGCTCCCGCAGCACGAGTTCGAGCTCTACGCGCTGAGCCGCAGCGCCGAGCAGGAGGAGCGCGGCCGGGTCGTGCTGCCGGAGCACGTCACGCGGGTCTGGACCGCCCCGCTGTGGGCCCCGGCCGACGACGGCCGCACCTACAACTGGCGCGAGCGCCGCCGCTTCGCCGAGCGCTTCAAGGAGCTGGTCCGCGGCATCTGCGCGGGCGAGA
This genomic window contains:
- a CDS encoding ABC transporter permease, producing MTVLLEPAAPAPGALAPGAGAARQVWRRLRRRPSAVLAAGALALLVLLALAAPLLAHLTGQDPNAYHDDLVDSARGGVPLGSFGGVSGDHWLGVEPGTGRDLFTRLLYGARISLLVALGATALQILLGVVAGLAAALGNRFLGRFIARITDVMIALPLLVLAIALTAVVPPDFPRPLLLILAIGVLDWGGTARMVRAQTLSLRGLDFVEAARLSGNGTLRIARRELLPSLAAPVITLAALKVPTNMVIEASLSFLGVGVKPPTPSWGQMLSGAQTWFRADPAYVLLPAGLLFVTVLAFTVLGDAVRTALDPRAGSRLRVGTAKERTA
- a CDS encoding ABC transporter permease; this translates as MTRFVLGRLGGALLVLLALSLAVYALFYVAPGDPARLACGERCNPAQIAQVREQLGLNDSVVVQYLRFLQGLLTGRDYSGGAGLVLHCDAPCLGFSYQNDRQVTELILERLPATLSLALGALVIWLVVGVGTGLLSALRRGGITERVLTVLTLAATGTPVFILGLLLLMVVCAYLQWLPFPTYVPFGEDPEQWAWNLLLPWVTLGFFESAKYARITRGSTLETLAEDHIRTFRAYGVGERALVTRHAVRGAVAPVIALSAVDFGTMIGGAVLTESLFGIPGLGKTLIDGVRVVDLPVVVGVVLAIGAAVVIAGAVADLLYAVADRRVTLS